ACATGACCCTCGATCCCTTCAAACTTCTCTTCCCTTCAGGGACTTCACCGCCATCAAACCTATAGTACATACAACCCCCATAATATTGGAAAGGAGGCTTACCCCACGACCGGGTTCCCACGCCTCACTGAAGGGTTACGTTCTGATATGGATGGAGTAATGGTGCAGACGCATCATGTTGCGGACCTGAGCAAGGAGTGATATCGTAGGGGTAGGACCACACTATCCTTCTGATTTACAAGGGAAATGATGTCTATAAATAGGGGATGTCACTCCTTATAGCATCAATTTTATAGGTAAAATCATTGCCATAAGCTGTGGTGTTTAATGAAAAAAGGGATAGAATAATTTTGTGACTTTTTTTGCAATAGACTTTGTGCAACCTATGCATCGTTTTATGTACACTACTTTTAAATACACGTCTATCCCTGCCATTCTTTATACTAATTACTACAAGCAGTTGTAGTCAGCCATTTGGCATCATTTTAGCTATTAAATAAAAAAGGGGGGAAATTTATTTTATTCGAAAAATAAATCTGTTCCATTTTTTCTAAAAAAGGTACAATAACCGCATGGAAAAGCTTTGGGGGAAAGAGGTAGAACAACAGTTCTTCAACGAGGCGGCTTGTTTTGCAACGCCTGAACAGTTATTTTATTTTACCGACTCAGGCGCACATTTAGCTTATTGGCCCAAAGGTTATGAAGGCACAAAAAGCACACTTCAAAGCAGAAATTCTCTTATAGGAAATTTTACTGAAAAGTGGACAACAGATTTAATTCATGAAGTTGTTAAAGACAAAGGATTGTTTGCCGTTCAAGGGGCTATCTGTAATGACATTGCTCTGTCAAATATGTCAACGAGGTGAAATATGAAATACATTGTGAGGAAATATTATTCCGGTTTTTGTTATCATGAAGTAGATGCGGCAGATGAAGAATCTGCATACGAGAAAGCGAAAAGCTTGCCAAGAAATGATAATCAAATATTAAACTCTTTAGAAGAATGGAAAGATTGTAACGAGGTAATACCTGATTAATGATTAAAGTCAAAAGTCCAATTAACTATAATTATGCAACAATCAAAATAACGCAAAGCCGTATCAATAAGGGTTTAATAGCGATACCTATATCTTTGATAAAATGGTTTCCTGAACATAATGCTCGGCTTCAAATTTATATGGATGATTCTATCACCCCTGAAAGTAAAACTTATTCTTCTTATAAGAGTAAAACCAGAGAATGCAGAATTGGCGGAATGGCGGAATGGTTTAGAGATAATAAGATTAAAGATGGCGATGAAATTGTTGTTCAATTAATGGATAAAAAACTTTTTGTTTATAGATTGATACCTGAGAGTAAATACATATTGAAAACCCATGAGCTCCAAGAGGGTCTTGATAGTTCAAAAGATGACGTATCAGCAAAGGAAGAAATTATAAAGCTTTCAAAATGGGCAAGTATTGACAGAAAACAAGTTGTGCTCAACGAATATATTCGTCTGGTTGATACCTTGCCAACAGAGGTAAGACGATATGTAAATAGACGCTCAAATCAAGCAAAGGAAAGCGTACCTAACAATTTAAGGGTTTTGTTAGGTGATATTTATCAAGGTCATTGTCAAGTTTGTGAATTCTGGTTTCTTAAAAAAGATAACGAGCCATATTTTGAAGTTCATCATATTAACCCTCTTCTTTCTAACAATCCGAAAAATCTTTTAGTTGTGTGTCCTAATTGTCATAGACAATTTGAATATGCAGAGGTTAAAAACGAATTTGATCAGGACAATTGGCTTGTAAATGTCAAATTCAATGATAAGATATATCCAGTTAATCAAATTATATTAGCAACAAAGCATGAGGAATTTATTAAACGGTTGCATATTTAATGAGTGAAATCCCTGATTATAGCGTTCATCTAATGGTTACCTCGCCGCCTTACAATGTGAAAAAGGAATATGACGAAGATTTATCTCTGAATGAATACAGATCGTTATTAAAGACGGTATTCAAGGAAACTTACAAAAAATTAGTTACAGGTGGTAGAGCATGTATCAACGTTGCCAATCTTGGGAGAAAGCCATATATCCCTTTGCATAGTTACATAATTGAAGACATGCTTGAAATAGGTTTTCATATGAGAGGCGAAATCATATGGAACAAGGCATCAAGTGCAAGTCCATCAACTGCATGGGGTAGTTGGCAGTCTGCCGCAAATCCTGTGCTAAGAGATATTCATGAGTATATTTTAGTTTTCTCGAAGGAATCTTTTTCGAGAAAGATAGGACATAAAAATAACACCATTACCAAAGAGGACTTTCTTGAATGGACAAAAAGTGTATGGACATTCCCCACTGTTTCAGCCCGCATGATTGGACATCCTGCTCCATTCCCGGAGGAACTACCCCACAGACTAATTCAACTCTATACATTCAAAGAAGATGTTGTTCTTGACCCATTTTGTGGCAGTGGAACAGCCTGCCTTGTTGCCTTGAAAGACGGCCG
This portion of the Nitrospirota bacterium genome encodes:
- a CDS encoding HNH endonuclease, producing the protein MIKVKSPINYNYATIKITQSRINKGLIAIPISLIKWFPEHNARLQIYMDDSITPESKTYSSYKSKTRECRIGGMAEWFRDNKIKDGDEIVVQLMDKKLFVYRLIPESKYILKTHELQEGLDSSKDDVSAKEEIIKLSKWASIDRKQVVLNEYIRLVDTLPTEVRRYVNRRSNQAKESVPNNLRVLLGDIYQGHCQVCEFWFLKKDNEPYFEVHHINPLLSNNPKNLLVVCPNCHRQFEYAEVKNEFDQDNWLVNVKFNDKIYPVNQIILATKHEEFIKRLHI
- a CDS encoding site-specific DNA-methyltransferase, whose translation is MSEIPDYSVHLMVTSPPYNVKKEYDEDLSLNEYRSLLKTVFKETYKKLVTGGRACINVANLGRKPYIPLHSYIIEDMLEIGFHMRGEIIWNKASSASPSTAWGSWQSAANPVLRDIHEYILVFSKESFSRKIGHKNNTITKEDFLEWTKSVWTFPTVSARMIGHPAPFPEELPHRLIQLYTFKEDVVLDPFCGSGTACLVALKDGRHYIGYDIDPLYVELANKRIKAFTNQLNIFENAQPIPLTASAGK